A portion of the Pseudarthrobacter sp. L1SW genome contains these proteins:
- a CDS encoding protein tyrosine phosphatase produces MSLFTVLATSKVAAGVLAAGTIAVGGTGAAAVSGVLPAEAQQTAHNLFGAPAPKAAAEAAADAQATAEAAADAAAGTEASAAATADAEAAGDATVTDRNVSGQASASAGANTAVDAAGAAALGLCTAFTNGGLDASAEGFSSLVIAAEGEANIGSFCADVVAEADTAAEAGAAATGSAAVDAELPEAPAVPAVPAVPGVDGEPAVPAIPAVPAEGGNVVDAPSVSVR; encoded by the coding sequence ATGTCGTTGTTCACCGTTCTTGCCACCAGCAAAGTAGCCGCCGGAGTCCTGGCAGCAGGCACCATTGCCGTCGGCGGAACCGGCGCCGCCGCCGTTTCCGGTGTCCTCCCCGCCGAGGCACAGCAGACCGCCCACAACCTTTTCGGCGCACCGGCGCCGAAGGCCGCAGCAGAAGCTGCCGCGGACGCACAGGCAACCGCCGAGGCCGCCGCTGACGCCGCCGCCGGCACCGAGGCCTCCGCTGCTGCCACCGCCGATGCTGAAGCCGCAGGCGACGCCACCGTCACGGACCGCAACGTGTCAGGCCAGGCCTCCGCCTCCGCCGGCGCCAACACCGCCGTTGATGCCGCCGGCGCCGCAGCCCTGGGCCTGTGCACCGCCTTCACCAACGGCGGCCTGGACGCTTCCGCCGAGGGCTTCTCCTCGCTGGTGATCGCCGCTGAAGGCGAGGCGAACATCGGAAGCTTCTGCGCCGACGTCGTTGCCGAGGCTGACACCGCCGCCGAGGCCGGCGCCGCCGCCACGGGGTCTGCAGCTGTTGATGCTGAACTTCCCGAGGCGCCTGCTGTTCCGGCAGTTCCCGCGGTTCCCGGCGTCGACGGCGAGCCGGCCGTTCCCGCCATCCCCGCTGTCCCCGCCGAGGGCGGCAACGTAGTGGACGCCCCTTCCGTTTCAGTCCGCTAG
- a CDS encoding DUF5655 domain-containing protein, translated as MPTDPEATKKAGTWRLMVDNNRALLLRKTGKDTAHWVEQARAAGIKDDGGLRTWMRDSFGVTGYARYAVSWEMFGYPDFMLRDADELIDGQYAHHPQLRPIADAILGWASATEGVQVQMRKGYVSLHSPRRKFAQVTRTTNTAVDVTLRLDAPAEGRIQAARARADDPFTRKVRLTSADQVDDELLDILVTALEQNS; from the coding sequence ATGCCCACGGATCCGGAAGCGACAAAGAAGGCCGGCACCTGGCGGCTGATGGTGGACAACAACAGGGCGCTGCTTCTGCGGAAGACCGGCAAGGACACTGCGCACTGGGTAGAGCAGGCCCGCGCCGCCGGAATCAAGGACGACGGCGGGCTCCGCACCTGGATGCGGGACAGCTTCGGGGTCACTGGGTACGCCCGGTATGCAGTGTCATGGGAGATGTTCGGCTACCCGGACTTCATGCTGCGGGATGCCGATGAGCTGATCGACGGCCAGTACGCCCACCACCCCCAGTTGCGGCCCATCGCGGATGCCATCCTGGGCTGGGCGTCCGCCACCGAAGGCGTGCAGGTCCAGATGCGGAAGGGCTACGTCTCACTGCACAGCCCGCGGCGCAAGTTTGCCCAGGTCACCCGCACCACCAATACCGCAGTGGACGTGACCCTACGGCTCGACGCCCCGGCCGAAGGCAGGATCCAGGCGGCAAGGGCCCGCGCGGACGACCCCTTCACCCGGAAGGTGCGCCTGACTTCCGCGGACCAAGTGGACGACGAACTGCTGGACATCCTGGTCACGGCGTTGGAACAGAACAGCTGA
- a CDS encoding DEAD/DEAH box helicase produces MPSQPDESTALAIQTPAINDRSLAAGLAYAMGSRVSGISFDAATGLMLGKVRGGADVPYSTTAKLVRKGGGWSCTVGVCSCPVRKDCKHVAALLFAAEDSPAIRVQLLTPSTSAQVSRNPSGPGLSDWEQALSPLISQPGTAPSGAGVPLALQFEVEEPAPHFSYTGRRDPLRSVRQLKARPVIMGAKGKWIRGDVSWTTLNYLNFRRECNPAHVEWMQEFLAGHSAAAGRTYNSSGFWLGLNSYAGKNLWSLLADARKIGLALVHSRGSEPVRLAEVPAAVGLNLGRYGTPATEPAAGAPATEQASDGGLELAPTITVEGAEVDPASVGTIGRPAHGIFFTSGEASLPGVPDPDGTITLAPLESGLSEELLAFVTAGSTLHIPAKDESRFLTGFYPKLKQTARVTARDESVELPALAVPTLSLLANYGADHRVRLHWEWHYKTGTMVTAQPLWRHPGDHGYRDDAAEARILEGVGQPWDTVPALGESATDGWGTPRLAASAELKGLDTLAFTEEVLPRLREAPDVEVDTVGEIAEYREAEEAPVVSISTKATEQRDWFDLGIQISLEGQPVSFAAVFSALAAGQTKMLLPSGAYFSLDLPELHQLRALIEEARSLQDNKDAPLQISRFQAGLWDELAQLGVVDEQAAAWRSAVGGLLEGGMDGLPLPDTLNADLRPYQLEGFNWLTFLYRHSLGGILADDMGLGKTVQALALMCAAKELSLAAAGQDSASDAGAPFLVVAPTSVVGNWAAEAARFAPGLKVHAVSETFGKSGQDPAVVLAGVDIVITSYALFRIDYETYASRTWSGLVLDEAQFVKNHQSKAYQCARKLPAAFKLAITGTPLENNLMEFWALTSIVAPGLFSSPKRFAEYYQKPVEKNGDRAQLDKLRRRVRPLMMRRTKDQVIKDLPPKQEQILEVVLNPRHQKVYQTHLQRERQKILGLIEDVNKNRFTIFQSLTLLRQLSLDASLIDPSLSGVRSSKLDVLFEQLEDLVAEGHRALIFSQFTGFLGKVRERLDEEKIEYCYLDGGTRNRADVVNEFKNGSAPVFLISLKAGGFGLNLTEADYVFLLDPWWNPASEAQAVDRTHRIGQARNVMVYRLVAKDTIEEKVMALKARKSQLFSDVMEGDALAGGAITAEDLAGLFQE; encoded by the coding sequence ATTCCATCCCAACCGGACGAAAGTACGGCACTGGCAATACAAACCCCCGCCATCAACGACCGTTCCCTGGCGGCCGGGCTGGCGTACGCCATGGGCAGCCGTGTCTCGGGCATCTCGTTCGACGCCGCCACCGGGCTCATGCTGGGCAAGGTCCGCGGCGGGGCCGACGTGCCCTACTCCACCACCGCCAAGCTGGTCCGCAAGGGCGGCGGCTGGAGCTGCACCGTGGGCGTGTGCAGCTGCCCGGTCCGGAAGGACTGCAAGCACGTGGCCGCCCTGCTCTTCGCCGCCGAGGACAGCCCCGCCATCCGCGTGCAGCTACTGACGCCGTCAACGTCCGCTCAGGTGTCCCGCAACCCCTCCGGACCGGGCCTCTCCGACTGGGAGCAGGCCCTCAGCCCGCTGATCTCGCAGCCGGGAACCGCCCCCTCCGGCGCCGGTGTTCCGCTGGCGCTCCAATTCGAGGTCGAAGAACCCGCCCCGCATTTCTCCTACACGGGCCGGCGGGATCCGCTCCGCAGCGTCCGCCAGCTCAAGGCCCGCCCGGTCATCATGGGTGCCAAGGGCAAGTGGATCCGCGGCGACGTCTCCTGGACCACGCTGAATTACCTGAACTTCCGGCGCGAGTGCAACCCGGCGCACGTGGAGTGGATGCAGGAGTTCCTGGCCGGCCATTCCGCCGCTGCCGGCCGGACGTACAACTCCTCCGGCTTCTGGCTCGGCCTGAACTCCTATGCCGGCAAGAACCTGTGGAGCCTGCTGGCGGACGCCCGCAAGATCGGCCTCGCCCTGGTTCACTCCCGCGGCAGCGAGCCGGTTCGGCTCGCCGAAGTCCCTGCCGCCGTCGGCCTTAACCTGGGCCGTTACGGAACCCCCGCGACTGAACCCGCTGCGGGAGCCCCTGCCACGGAGCAGGCGTCCGACGGCGGGCTGGAGCTGGCTCCCACTATCACCGTTGAGGGGGCGGAGGTTGATCCTGCGTCGGTGGGTACCATCGGCCGTCCGGCGCACGGGATCTTCTTCACCTCCGGGGAAGCGTCGCTGCCGGGTGTCCCGGACCCGGACGGGACCATCACCCTTGCACCGCTTGAAAGCGGCTTGAGCGAGGAGCTGCTGGCGTTCGTGACGGCGGGCAGCACCCTGCATATTCCGGCCAAGGACGAATCGCGCTTCCTGACAGGTTTCTACCCCAAGCTCAAGCAGACGGCCCGGGTGACTGCCCGGGACGAGTCCGTTGAGCTGCCGGCGCTTGCCGTCCCCACCCTGTCCCTGTTGGCAAACTACGGCGCGGACCACCGGGTGCGGCTGCACTGGGAGTGGCACTACAAAACCGGGACCATGGTCACTGCCCAGCCCCTCTGGCGCCACCCCGGCGACCACGGCTACCGCGACGACGCCGCCGAAGCCCGCATCCTGGAAGGCGTCGGCCAGCCGTGGGACACGGTGCCGGCGCTCGGCGAGTCCGCCACCGACGGCTGGGGCACTCCCCGGCTCGCGGCATCCGCCGAGCTGAAGGGCCTGGACACCCTGGCCTTCACCGAGGAGGTCCTGCCGCGCCTGCGTGAGGCCCCCGACGTAGAGGTGGACACCGTGGGCGAGATCGCGGAGTACCGCGAGGCCGAGGAAGCACCCGTGGTCTCCATCTCCACCAAGGCCACCGAGCAGCGCGACTGGTTCGATCTCGGCATCCAGATCTCGCTGGAGGGCCAGCCCGTCTCCTTCGCCGCCGTGTTCTCCGCCCTGGCCGCCGGGCAGACCAAGATGCTGCTGCCCAGCGGCGCCTACTTCTCCCTGGACCTGCCCGAGCTGCACCAGCTGCGCGCGCTCATCGAGGAAGCCCGCTCGCTGCAGGACAACAAGGATGCGCCGCTGCAGATCAGCCGCTTCCAGGCCGGCCTCTGGGATGAGCTGGCCCAGCTGGGGGTGGTGGACGAGCAGGCGGCCGCGTGGCGGTCCGCGGTGGGCGGCCTGCTGGAGGGTGGCATGGACGGCCTCCCCCTGCCGGACACGCTTAACGCGGACCTGCGCCCGTACCAGCTGGAGGGCTTCAACTGGCTCACCTTCCTGTACCGGCACAGCCTGGGCGGCATCCTCGCGGATGACATGGGCCTGGGCAAGACCGTTCAGGCGCTGGCCCTGATGTGCGCCGCGAAGGAGCTGTCGCTGGCCGCTGCTGGGCAGGATTCCGCGTCCGACGCCGGTGCTCCCTTTTTGGTGGTTGCGCCCACCAGTGTGGTGGGCAACTGGGCCGCGGAGGCGGCGCGCTTTGCGCCCGGCCTGAAGGTCCATGCCGTCAGCGAGACGTTCGGGAAGAGCGGGCAGGATCCCGCGGTGGTCCTGGCCGGGGTGGACATCGTGATCACGTCCTACGCCCTGTTCCGGATCGACTACGAAACGTACGCCTCCCGCACGTGGTCCGGCCTGGTGCTGGATGAGGCGCAGTTCGTGAAGAACCACCAGTCCAAGGCGTACCAGTGCGCCCGGAAACTGCCGGCGGCGTTCAAGCTGGCCATCACGGGCACGCCCCTGGAAAACAACCTCATGGAGTTCTGGGCCCTGACCTCGATCGTTGCGCCCGGGCTGTTCTCCAGCCCCAAGCGCTTCGCCGAGTACTACCAGAAGCCGGTGGAGAAGAACGGCGACAGGGCCCAGCTGGACAAGCTGCGCCGGCGGGTCCGTCCGCTGATGATGCGCCGCACCAAGGACCAGGTGATCAAGGACCTGCCGCCCAAGCAGGAGCAGATCCTGGAGGTGGTGCTGAACCCGCGCCACCAGAAGGTGTACCAGACCCACCTGCAGCGCGAGCGGCAGAAGATCCTGGGCCTGATCGAGGACGTGAACAAGAACCGGTTCACCATCTTCCAGTCGCTCACGCTGCTGCGGCAGCTCAGCCTGGACGCCTCGCTGATTGACCCGTCGCTCTCCGGCGTGCGCTCCAGCAAGCTTGACGTGCTGTTCGAGCAGCTGGAGGACCTGGTGGCGGAGGGCCACCGCGCGCTCATTTTCAGCCAGTTCACCGGCTTCCTGGGCAAGGTGCGGGAGCGGCTGGACGAGGAAAAGATTGAGTACTGCTACCTCGACGGCGGCACCCGCAACCGTGCGGACGTGGTCAACGAGTTCAAGAACGGCAGCGCGCCGGTGTTCCTGATTTCGCTGAAGGCCGGCGGGTTTGGTCTCAACCTCACCGAGGCGGACTACGTGTTCCTGCTGGATCCCTGGTGGAACCCGGCGTCGGAGGCGCAGGCCGTGGACCGGACCCACCGGATCGGGCAGGCCCGGAATGTGATGGTCTACCGGCTGGTGGCCAAGGACACCATCGAGGAAAAGGTCATGGCGCTGAAGGCCCGCAAGTCGCAGCTGTTTTCCGATGTCATGGAGGGCGACGCCCTGGCTGGCGGAGCCATCACGGCGGAAGACCTTGCGGGGCTTTTCCAGGAGTAG
- a CDS encoding ammonium transporter translates to MDSGNVAWILASSALVCMMIPALALFYGGMVGSRRILNMMMMCFGGASLVAVLWALFGYSMAFGNSVGGLGLIGDVTEFPGMGQLLAVDEEASIPVILFAAFQLFFACVTTALVAGAAAGRMKFGAWMLFAGIWATIVYFPIAHWVFAFSSADGSVTGGWIASGIKAIDFAGGTAVHMNAGAAALALALVLGKSSGWPKVEHAKPHSRPLVLVGAGLLWVGWFGFNAGSALSAGQSASVVFLNTAVAASAGLLAWALVERLRHGAATSMGAASGLISALVAITPACGSVSPLGAVAIGAIAGAVCSLAIELKFRLGFDDSLDVVGVHLVGGILGTLLIGLFATDAAPNGVSGLFYGGGVELLGVQALATVTVLAYSFGITWILAKILDRTIGLRIKPEDEMRGIDLAAHSELAYLTDEDPVELGSPQRS, encoded by the coding sequence ATGGATTCGGGAAATGTCGCTTGGATACTGGCCAGCTCGGCGCTGGTCTGCATGATGATCCCCGCCCTGGCCCTGTTCTACGGGGGCATGGTGGGGTCGCGCCGCATTCTCAACATGATGATGATGTGCTTCGGCGGCGCCAGCCTGGTGGCCGTCCTTTGGGCACTGTTCGGGTACTCGATGGCGTTCGGGAACTCGGTAGGCGGACTGGGGCTGATCGGTGACGTCACCGAGTTCCCCGGCATGGGGCAGCTGCTGGCCGTGGATGAGGAGGCGTCCATCCCGGTCATCCTGTTCGCTGCCTTCCAGCTGTTCTTCGCCTGCGTCACCACGGCACTCGTGGCGGGCGCTGCAGCGGGCCGCATGAAATTCGGCGCCTGGATGCTGTTCGCCGGCATCTGGGCCACCATCGTCTACTTCCCCATCGCGCACTGGGTCTTCGCCTTCTCTTCGGCGGACGGCAGCGTGACCGGCGGCTGGATCGCCAGCGGGATCAAGGCCATCGACTTCGCCGGCGGCACCGCCGTGCACATGAACGCCGGTGCGGCCGCCCTCGCCCTGGCACTGGTGCTCGGCAAGAGCTCCGGGTGGCCGAAAGTGGAACACGCCAAGCCGCACAGCCGCCCGCTGGTGCTGGTGGGCGCAGGCCTCCTCTGGGTCGGTTGGTTCGGCTTCAACGCCGGCTCGGCGCTGTCCGCCGGCCAGTCGGCGTCGGTGGTCTTCCTGAACACCGCCGTCGCTGCCTCGGCAGGCCTCCTCGCCTGGGCCCTCGTTGAGCGGCTTCGCCACGGAGCTGCCACCAGCATGGGCGCCGCGTCCGGCCTGATCTCGGCGCTGGTGGCCATCACTCCCGCCTGTGGTTCTGTCAGCCCGCTCGGCGCTGTGGCCATCGGCGCGATTGCCGGGGCCGTGTGCTCGCTGGCCATCGAACTCAAGTTCCGCCTCGGCTTCGATGACTCGCTGGATGTGGTTGGTGTCCACCTGGTGGGCGGCATCCTCGGCACCCTGCTGATCGGCCTCTTCGCCACCGATGCTGCCCCGAACGGAGTCAGCGGGCTCTTCTACGGCGGCGGCGTGGAACTGCTGGGCGTCCAGGCGCTCGCAACAGTCACCGTGCTGGCCTACTCGTTCGGCATCACCTGGATCCTGGCGAAGATCCTCGACCGGACCATCGGGCTGCGCATTAAGCCGGAAGACGAGATGCGCGGGATCGACCTCGCCGCCCACTCCGAACTCGCCTACCTCACGGATGAAGATCCGGTGGAGCTGGGTTCCCCGCAGCGCAGCTAG
- a CDS encoding HupE/UreJ family protein: MSLLRRGAGLLLLVAVFLVSGGLPAYAHVRDSTGYSKITANGAEVSYALSLEYEMLARAVDLGPEALSASDDAQRGALLTAARGNVEAYLSERVTIFLDGAACRPALEGTAIRSRDGVPYAELDLAYGCGAVPGSYQIKYGVFSASDAAADDHSNVVEYALGGQEGQTVLDSGHAEFTVGGGSVATAAARFGAMGVEHILSGLDHVLFVVALVLGAANLRSLLGVASMFTLAHSVTLISALLGWINIPSVVVEPLIALSIAFVAIENLLGATRRRLPVVFVFGLLHGLGFAGSLRVTDDFSWSLVTSLLSFNVGIEAGQALLLLAAFPLILLVRRSGWSVPVLRGATITVAAVGLFWFIERFLFA, from the coding sequence ATGTCCCTGCTGCGCCGAGGCGCCGGGCTTCTGTTATTGGTCGCCGTGTTCCTGGTCTCCGGGGGCCTTCCCGCCTACGCCCATGTCAGGGATTCCACAGGCTACTCGAAGATCACGGCCAACGGCGCAGAGGTCTCCTACGCCCTGAGCCTCGAATACGAAATGCTCGCTCGGGCGGTGGACCTTGGGCCCGAAGCCTTGTCGGCCAGCGACGACGCCCAGAGAGGTGCCCTCCTGACCGCCGCGCGGGGCAACGTCGAAGCGTACCTCTCGGAGCGCGTCACCATTTTCCTCGACGGGGCAGCGTGCAGGCCCGCTTTGGAAGGCACTGCCATCAGGAGCCGTGACGGGGTTCCCTACGCCGAGCTGGACCTCGCGTACGGCTGCGGGGCGGTCCCGGGCTCGTACCAGATCAAATACGGAGTCTTCAGCGCCTCCGACGCCGCGGCCGACGACCATTCGAACGTTGTGGAGTACGCGCTGGGCGGTCAGGAAGGCCAGACGGTCCTGGACAGCGGCCACGCGGAATTCACCGTGGGAGGCGGATCCGTGGCAACGGCAGCCGCCCGCTTCGGGGCCATGGGCGTGGAACATATCCTGTCGGGTTTGGACCATGTGCTGTTCGTCGTCGCACTGGTTCTGGGTGCGGCCAACCTGCGGAGCCTGCTGGGGGTGGCCTCCATGTTTACCCTGGCCCATAGCGTGACCCTCATCAGCGCGCTCCTCGGCTGGATCAACATCCCCTCAGTGGTGGTGGAACCGCTGATCGCCCTGTCTATTGCCTTTGTGGCCATCGAAAACCTGCTTGGCGCAACGCGCCGGCGGCTGCCGGTGGTGTTCGTCTTCGGTTTGCTGCACGGACTGGGCTTCGCCGGATCCCTCCGCGTCACCGATGACTTCAGTTGGAGCCTGGTCACGTCCCTGCTCAGCTTCAACGTCGGAATTGAGGCGGGGCAGGCACTGCTGCTCCTGGCCGCCTTTCCCCTGATCCTGCTCGTGCGCCGGAGCGGCTGGTCCGTTCCGGTGTTGCGTGGGGCGACCATCACGGTCGCAGCTGTTGGTCTCTTCTGGTTCATTGAAAGGTTCCTTTTCGCATGA